The following nucleotide sequence is from Halictus rubicundus isolate RS-2024b chromosome 7, iyHalRubi1_principal, whole genome shotgun sequence.
TGTTCTGTTTGCGactatattgtatttttaaatcagaataaatgCATTTATCGTGCAGTATAATAAAatgaagaattaattaaaaactaatataataataactacCTTAAGGTCAATACAAAGATTGGTGTTTTCTTGTTTCAAACGACTTATAGCATCTTGGAGATCTCTTATTTCAGAATCTTTCATTTCTATTTGTCGGAGGAGTTTTTGGGGTTCACTTTGATAGTCTTTATCTCTGGTTTCTAGATGTTTCATTTCATAATGTACATTTAATCCATCGTCATCTAAAAGATTTAATTCTTGAAACATTGCATAATTACCATTTAGTATTTTACATTCTACATTCGTACTATTACAAAGTTGCTGATTCTGAACTTCTTCTATCTCATTTTccttcatttcttttttctgATTTTCACTTgacttcaatttttcatttatattttgatACTTCTACAAATAAAACGAGCATATTAGTAACGAATAAAATAGGtaaaaatattacataataaattattttatcaacCAAGTATTCATCTTTCAAGTTCTCATCAGGTTGCTTATTATTTGATACATGTTCTTCcaaatcaaataatttgttgaaatttaaTATACTTTCGTGTATTTTAGTAGACAGAGTGTATaatttgtttcttaatttttcttCAACTGCTTCAGTGTAACGTTTAAGCGACAGTtcagaattttgatttttccaatattctacatttttcttcaaattttcatttttacgcTCGTATGCACTCAAGTTACTATCAATTTTTTTAGTTTTGTTTTGTTCATTTACGAGTTGCGTCTTTAAATGATTAATTTCaatctttaatttcttttcatttttgtctAATTTTGCAAAATCTTCTTGCAACGAGTATATAATATCAATCTTATCATTTTGTTCGTTCAAAGATAGAATTGTTTGATTCATTTCGGAAAGTTTATTTTCAGcgtttctcaattttttattcAGCAGATTATTTTCATCATTTAAACTTTTGATTTCACGACACTTTTCTTCTATTTCATTCTTATGTTCTAAAACCTCTTTGTTAATATCACTACATAATTGTTTTAATCTATCATCATTTTTAGCAATTGTTTTCTTTGCTAGCATAATTTGATTTTTCAAGTCTTTGTTTTCAGTTTGTAGTTTCAGGAACCTGTAATAACAAATTGTGCTCAATTAATCGAAGCTAATATTAAGAACGATTGAGGATAAATGTTATATATTACTCCATTTGTATTTTAAGTTTTTCGTTTGCTGCTGTATCCATATTTTTAAGGGATTCTTTTAGCTGTGTAGTTTTTATTTCTAATTCTTTTTCATAATTCTTATTCTGCAATTTAAGTGTATTACAATCTTCTTTAGACTTAGATAGTTCAATTTTAAGTGCTCCTTTTTGTTCTTCTAAATGTAGAATGGATTCATCTTTCGCACGAAGCTCTATTGCTACGTTTGCTAATTGTTCTTTAAGGAGTGCATTCTTCTCTGCTGCACGTATACTATCTCCTTCACCTCTTCTAACATACTGTGCAACTTCTTCCTTCAACTCaacaatttcttcgtttttctTCTGCAGTTCTTGATgctgtttttctattttttcgagTATCTGCGCGCGTTGGTCTCCAGCACCTTGTCAATAGCATTTTCAACCGTTATCTCAGTAGTTTCGAAAAatagaagaattatttttatatgtttacaaaaagaaatttctTGTATGGTAAAAAGAAACTATTGGAAAGTACCTTGAATAGCTGCACGCATACTACTAGTGTAGGATTGAAAATATGATTTAAAGACTTCATCAATTCGCTTATtagataaattatttttttccacgtataatattgcATTCAACAATTGATCTAAGATGGTCTTAATAAAttcgataattttaatttgtatttgGGACAAATCATTAGGTAACTGCGTCATATAAGTTTCGTATTTCGTTCGCCTCTCATTAAGTAAAACACTTAATTCCGAAATTCGCTCTTTCTTCAAAGCTAAATCTGGTAAAAGAAGTAGCATAATGTAtattaataaacattttataaaaatagaaatggataACACCTTGGGAATCATTAATAGCTGATTCCGTCTCTTGAagcatttcataaaaattgtatatttgttTAATCATCAGGGGGCGTTCAACTTCAAGATATACTTGTAACTTCTTAGTAAGAACGTGTAATTTCAGtataaaatgtgaaaaatattcaagtatttctttatcaatttcATTGATGCTATTCTTTCTACTTAATTTGATGATGTAATTATTGTATTCCTAAAAAGACAATTATACGATTACTCATTCTCTAGGGAAAACAAGGTGATTGAaagaaaagttaaatttttaagTGTGTCAGCAATAATACATTATCAGTCATTCCATTGGATGAATGTTCACTATTTACAGAATTGGATATGTCCTCACATTCTATTTCATTccaattacatttattttgtCTTACATTGAATACAATTATACTGTCCTTTCTatctatataaaaaaatatttattaacaatcATTAATACTCTTAAGAGATAAGATAcgaaagaagagacaagattgaaTTAATAACCTTACCTGTGTTTCTTGTATCTACTTCAGTTTCGCAGTTTAAAATATCTGAAATCATATTTCTCAAACCctgattgaaataaatttgatgtttatcatcttctacagaatgttttaaattttcgatttgttgCAATAGATTCTGACGTTCTATTTTATAACTTTGGAATCTTGTCATcataacatttatattgtacaATAAATGATTTGCTTCTTCAGTAATATCTAAGTTGAAGTTCATGCAATTATAAACATCTTCACAAAAGCCATTAAATTCTTCCAAGTTATTCAAAGCATGCTTTAAATTATTGACAAATTCGCTTGTTTCTCGTTTCATTGAAGCTAATTGTTGCTCATATTgagaaattttcatatttttctcacaaattTCAGTTTCTAAACTTCCTATCATGCGTTTTGTGTTTTCCTAATTATTATCGGACAAAGTGATTGTagaataatgaagtatttgctGTGTTAATAAATAAGACAGAATAAATGTATACCTGTTCCTCATAAGTAACAGTAGTCTTGTTTATCAATGCTAGTAATTGTTTGATTTCTTTCTCTTGATCTGCAAGTATGCAATCTTTTTCATGTTGAACTTTTTTTGACCGACTTAAAGCTAATTCATATTTCTCTACTTTTTCAGATAGTTCCtccattttctgtaatttttgctgtaatgtaaaaataataagtAAAATTTCTTGCGTATAcattgtacattaatatatatatattaattacaagCAAAGCAACTAACTAAAAGTAATTCTTGCTCGAATTTTAATGTAGACGCTTCTTCAGCATATAGTTTAAGTTTCTCAATTTCCTTCGAATGTAAGTAACAACTTTCACATTTTTTACTCAAATCTTGTTTAAGCTGGTTAATTAGGTATTTACAATTATGTAGCTAAAAGAGATAAAGTGTaaacaatatatgtacaatattGAGTAGTGTAAAAAGTACCTTTGACTTCAAATCttctatttcataattattttcacGTTCTATCTTCATCAACTTATCGTGTAATATCTGTTTAAGAATCATTAGATATTAATTACCTGTGACGCTATTACAAAAGAGAGTGTAATATACTTGCTTTAAGATTTTCTTCTTGAGCATTTATACAATCTTCTTTTTCTTGTAAAGAAATTTCTAACTTTTTATTCAAGCCTTGTACTTCATCCAATTCAAGATCACATgcctttaaaaaatatatgttcaTATATAAAATGTAGAAATCGTCTATTAATATAATGATTCATACACGAAGTTTATGCTTCAAAGCAATGATCTCAGAGTCTTTCtgaataataattcttttatcgGATTCTGTTAATTCACTACTAGATTTCGACAAAGTTCCAATGTCCTGAGAACTTCCACTACAGGATGTGTCGTATACTAAACTTTCTTCTTCGTAattatttgtttgaaaattgattttatctGGCTCCATTAGATTATGATCCTCCTCGCTAGACTTATATGTAAATGATGTTTGCGACATTGCCTACACAACAGTATTCGCATAAGTATATATGATTTAAATAGTATGGTATGAAAGCATATTCATACAGATATagttataattttatttaaatattggtCAACTTGTCCATCAAACTGTACTCCTACATCGTGTGTTTCTTGTTCTACCTGTATTAAGATAATGTCTATTAATGAAAGAACTGCAGCACAAAATTATGATATAGTTTTCATACTTGTAAAGCTCTATCAATATATTCAACCCATCGCGGCGTCCTTTCAATATAATCTGAAAAGTAAAAGTCTAATAAATCTTTATAACTTGTGAATAATCATTTACTATACCTTCGGTAAGGAGTGTTCTAGGGTCAGGTCTAAATTGTGATATTAAGGCATGGTTACTCTTGGATGATTGTATGAATGTAGTTAAAGGGTAAGGGCGCAATTGTGTAGATTGATTTACAAAAGTCAACTTATCATTATTATTTTGGAAATTTCTTTCAGTAGGTACATGAATCGATAAACAAGAATTTGATTGAGCTATGGGGATGGATTCCTTGAACTTTTGATTACGTTTCTACAAGAAatatgaaatgtttagtaactattaaacattcaaatatatTTAGAGAACAGCTCActaaattttgtaattgttctTCTTGCTTGGGAGTAAGTTTTAAACTTTTGTATTTCTGCAGCTCCTTTTTAACTATTTGTAGTTCAGTTTGTGTATGTGAATTAAGCCGAATTATATTATCGACAACTACATTTACTGGTATTATTTTTCCTATCTGCAACAccaaataatattattttaattcaaTGTTGATACGCCTGCATTCGCGATTAAATATACATACTGAACTATCGTGTTCATTAAGTTCACGAAAATAACGCGAAGTCTCCAAAGAATTTGGACTCCAGGCTCTAATATCTGAACAAGAATCATGCAACTTTAATCGACCTTCCAACCTTTTTCGTGGCAAAACATAATCACCATATGTCAAAGGTATTCCAGTGTTCGGTCTACCAGCTAAGAAAATTCGGGGTCCATGTTCCGCGTACGACATTTTCTTTAATCGTATCTTTAACTAATTCTTTCCAgttcatacatttattattgctactatatatatatatataactggAAGAGTTAAATTTGTTTATTAGAAGCGAAGATTAATTTACAAAGCATACCGTATTACTCATTTAATCGTATCTATGTATATTCCATAGttaccgaaaaaaaaaaatgtttagcaTTATTAGTATGTAATATGTAATGTAAAGGTGATTGCAATAAAGTTCGTCtatttatacaataaaatagtttattttataagcTGCCATTAAAAAGAGTTATGTCATTACAAATAAGTAGtatgttttgtaattttcaagTTTCTACCGACGTTACAAATACAATGTGCATGCAACGTAAACCGCGTAACATGTCTCGATTACATGAGATATAGAAATTATATCAGAGTGACTATATTTCAATTAAGAACTCACCgacataataaatttatttactaaTACATGTATActttatttaagtacaaaatgcTACCGATTTATAATGATAAAGTACACCgtttgtgtgttttttttttgttttaattgaaTGAACATAATTTTCTACTTATGACTATGTACTAATTCATTTCGTAACATTGTAAAATGTTATCTTTCGTACATGAAGTTATACAAGATAAATACAACTCTTACAAAAtactatattttcattttttgcatACATGTCACTTTTAATATGGAATTGAACCCATCATTTTTATAATAGTTGCAatgtagaaatatatttttctgattCGATAACTAAAATATTTGAAGGTTTAAATCTAGAATAGAAGGTATAACTGTATAATAAGATTTATATCTCTttcatatgtacatatattctcTTTACCAGTTTATAAAGAAATATGATCAAGCGAATGTGTACTTGTTTCGCTGTGTGGCTAATAAGGCTCTGTATTcttctttttaaaataataatgcaTATCAGTGAGACACGGTTGTATTTTTCTTGCACTATAAAAATACTATGTAAATGGAATGTGATACAATCTATCATAATCCAGTTGTTATAGTTATAGACGGAACGGTGAAGGCACAATtatgtaaagaaaatattttacatgtgTATAAATATGTTTCTTATCTTTTAAAATTCCACTTATATCTAAAATTTGTAAAGTACATTATACTTCAATATCTAGTGCTCAATTAGACAACAAataacatttataaaaatggaattaaaatttaaaaacttcAACACTCTAAACATGCAGTGGAATAAACAGAATACATACACGAATAGACGTGTTTGAATGAATTGTAATAGAATAGTTTCTACTTTGCAACTTTGCAAAATATATTTGGAATGATCTGTACATAAGGCCACtcatgtttctttttttattattcttgtATTCCATTCAGAATGAAATGTTGATATTGGCATACCACCCTCTTAGATTGTCATTATTATATACACTTCCATTATTGAAGAAAGACCTCTACTTATAACGATAAATTAAGTTATTGAACTTCGTTATCTGCATTATATACATGAAAAAATTCATCAGGATCGATTAAAAGATGAATGTgttacaaaataattaataaattcctaataaatataattacaaaCCATGTTTCGATTTAAGTAATAATTGTAAAACatgatgtaaaaaaaaaagaaaaataggaaATTCTTGCAATCTTAGCTGCTTCCTTAGCGCATTCCATTCTTATTTAAGTACACTTTAGGTTTCAAACGATAAGTACTAAAAGGATATTTTAATACTTTAAAAACATTGCTGCCTTCGAATAATACTTTTATGCACAGTCAATATTTGTATCACTATCTTCTTATTGGTTTAAGATATATACGTATACTTCGCTCAAATAGTTCACATAAGAAAATGAAAGTGtaatttttgcattaaaaatgttattcttcaAATAAAGCTAAAATATTACGTGAACAATTTATAACAAAGTATTAACGTTTTTCAATTTTAGTGATACCATTGGTTCTTAActgtatttgttttttttttaagtttttgtaataataaatatCTTTGTATGTTGCAAACAAATTCGATATCTTAATACTTCTTGCATCTAGTATTAATATTTCcctatgaaaatattaaaataaagaatatacattGAACGAATACTAACAACtccgatctttaaaaaaaatatgcTTGCTTCGTTTTAGCTGCTCCATAGTAATACAAAAATTCAATACATGAAGCGCTAATACATTTACCAATATGTTCTAAACTGCATCTAACTTCAAAAGAATATTATCAGAGAAAGATTGATGCATTATGTAAAATAATGATTTGAAGGTAATCATGTTGAGATGAGAGGCTCCAGATATAAATCTTTTGAGAATATGTAACTTAACAGATTCATTCTGTGACATAATATACTAAATTATTAAAATGACAACCACATGATTCTTCAATGCTTTACCTGCCTTTCCTTTAACTTGTTATTgtcatgttatatttttttacttatttctaACAATTTTCTCTTTACGAATGAACATATTAATTGTGTTCAGTTGAGCATGGCAAAGTACAAACTGAAATTTGCACTACTTGCCATTTATAAATGTAGCACACCCTGGTCGTGGTTGAAATGATTTTGGTGATGGTGATGGTGATGGTAGTGGTGGTGTTGAGAAGTAGAGGTTGTTGCATCATCCTGCAAAGTTACGCCAGTTAAATCTACAATTTCGTCCGCATCTTCGTCGCTTCCAGTCGCAGCACTTTGCGTCGATTGATGACTTCCAGAAGACAATTGACTATTACGCGAAAATGATCCACGTCTTGGAGCAGTTAACGCTGCCCGTTGGTTGGCAGGTTTTACAGTGATTATTAGATTCGAAGAATTGGCGATCATCATATCAGTGACCTAATGCAGCAAACAAGTAAATTCAAATTGTATGAGCACACGTATCGATTTAAAtcgttcaaaaaataaaaactgcaaGTGGCTCTATAATCGCATATACCTGATCAAGTGTTTTTCCA
It contains:
- the LOC143355597 gene encoding uncharacterized protein LOC143355597, which encodes MKIERENNYEIEDLKSKLHNCKYLINQLKQDLSKKCESCYLHSKEIEKLKLYAEEASTLKFEQELLLQKLQKMEELSEKVEKYELALSRSKKVQHEKDCILADQEKEIKQLLALINKTTVTYEEQENTKRMIGSLETEICEKNMKISQYEQQLASMKRETSEFVNNLKHALNNLEEFNGFCEDVYNCMNFNLDITEEANHLLYNINVMMTRFQSYKIERQNLLQQIENLKHSVEDDKHQIYFNQGLRNMISDILNCETEVDTRNTDRKDSIIVFNVRQNKCNWNEIECEDISNSVNSEHSSNGMTDNEYNNYIIKLSRKNSINEIDKEILEYFSHFILKLHVLTKKLQVYLEVERPLMIKQIYNFYEMLQETESAINDSQDLALKKERISELSVLLNERRTKYETYMTQLPNDLSQIQIKIIEFIKTILDQLLNAILYVEKNNLSNKRIDEVFKSYFQSYTSSMRAAIQGAGDQRAQILEKIEKQHQELQKKNEEIVELKEEVAQYVRRGEGDSIRAAEKNALLKEQLANVAIELRAKDESILHLEEQKGALKIELSKSKEDCNTLKLQNKNYEKELEIKTTQLKESLKNMDTAANEKLKIQMEFLKLQTENKDLKNQIMLAKKTIAKNDDRLKQLCSDINKEVLEHKNEIEEKCREIKSLNDENNLLNKKLRNAENKLSEMNQTILSLNEQNDKIDIIYSLQEDFAKLDKNEKKLKIEINHLKTQLVNEQNKTKKIDSNLSAYERKNENLKKNVEYWKNQNSELSLKRYTEAVEEKLRNKLYTLSTKIHESILNFNKLFDLEEHVSNNKQPDENLKDEYLKYQNINEKLKSSENQKKEMKENEIEEVQNQQLCNSTNVECKILNGNYAMFQELNLLDDDGLNVHYEMKHLETRDKDYQSEPQKLLRQIEMKDSEIRDLQDAISRLKQENTNLCIDLKSQTEQYQDKITLMKKNYDSSLNKFRVWHEKYVDILQKRFEDNMNNEKTFDSKNWLQSLDMKELTELYERITMIMDNNSNFIQMKAEDQRFYENNVHKEFYEINETQRHRNIYETEVPNKLDSTVLRDENNSYVRNQWQFIFSSQTAKYSVQQTQNYKLSLEEDYGCVDDRKIPELESKCEQEKQRVKDSTFDQQRWNFINQCSVYHKMSNNYDCPKSIHTD